A window from Actinomycetospora corticicola encodes these proteins:
- a CDS encoding DUF3159 domain-containing protein has protein sequence MNEQHTDAPTRPTPTATPTVLDQMGGPLGFVYSTIPVVVFVTANAFLSLPITLAVSLAAGLGLTIFRLVRGEKVASAVGSLLGVGVAAALVAFTGSAKDFFVIGIWAALAGFVVTAASLLARRPITGIVWNLVHGGKHPWRAHRRVLRAHDLATLAAAVVFGARFVVQQWLYLADATGGLGIARVAMGTPLTVLAALVVVWAFRRSSKALL, from the coding sequence ATGAACGAACAGCACACCGACGCCCCGACGCGGCCCACGCCCACCGCGACCCCGACCGTCCTCGACCAGATGGGCGGCCCCCTGGGGTTCGTCTACTCCACGATCCCGGTGGTCGTGTTCGTGACGGCCAACGCCTTCCTCTCCCTGCCGATCACACTGGCCGTCTCCCTCGCCGCCGGCCTGGGTCTGACGATCTTCCGGCTCGTGCGCGGCGAGAAGGTCGCGTCGGCGGTCGGGAGCCTGCTCGGCGTCGGGGTCGCCGCCGCCCTCGTGGCGTTCACCGGGTCGGCCAAGGACTTCTTCGTCATCGGCATCTGGGCCGCCCTCGCCGGGTTCGTGGTCACCGCGGCGTCCCTGCTGGCGCGCCGGCCGATCACCGGCATCGTGTGGAACCTGGTCCACGGCGGGAAGCACCCGTGGCGGGCCCACCGCCGGGTGCTGCGCGCCCACGACCTGGCCACCCTCGCCGCCGCCGTCGTCTTCGGCGCCCGCTTCGTCGTCCAGCAGTGGCTCTACCTCGCCGACGCGACCGGCGGTCTCGGCATCGCCCGCGTCGCCATGGGGACCCCGCTGACGGTGCTCGCCGCCCTCGTCGTCGTGTGGGCCTTCCGACGCAGCTCGAAGGCGCTGCTCTGA